The genomic DNA ATCATGACGATTCCCACCAGTAATCATCAGGATCCCGAACTGCAAGCGGTGGCAAGGCATTGGGTCGGTTCCCGCGCGACAGAGCAGAAGCTTCCGCTGGAAATGATGACGCTGCAGGGGGCTCAAGTTTTTTGGACGACCGGACGCGTGGCGGTCTTGGCTCCCGAAGACCGGCTCGATTCGGTGTGTCTCGCGTTAATCGAAAACTGCTGGTACGAAGCTGAACTGCGCGACATCGAACAGTTGTTAGGAGAATCGTGGCCGCAAATGGAAGCCGATGCGCCGTTGGCGTTTACGTTTGATGAGAAGTCGTTGTCGAAACAACCTCAGCTGAAGAAGCGTTTTCAACAGCTGGTCGGAATCCGCGCCCGCCAATCGCAACTGGGCCCCTTCATTCACCAACCGCATCTGCATCCACCCACGTTGGCCAGCCAAGTGGGCGAACGGTATCGCGAACGTTCCCGCATGCTTCACCGGCATGAATTCCTGGGTGAACAGCTCGAGGTCTTCGAACGAATCTACGACGCGCTTGGACAACGGGCGAGCGATTTTGTTCAAAGCCGAACCGGGCATATTCTGGAATGGATCATTATCGTGCTGTTGCTGACCCAGCTGCTGCTGTGGGGATTTGAACTCCTGACAAGCGCAGGACAATAATCCATGCGTTACTCATCGATTGACATTCTCAAGACGGTCGCGATCGTCGTGATGGTGCTGGTGCACTTTGCCGAAAACCTATCGGGTATCGGCTTACCGATTATCGGACTCGGTGCGCCGCTGTTTACGTTCCTGTCGGGGCTTGGCTATTGCCTGTGGGTGGATGGTCTGGAACGGCGTGGGATCAGCGAGGAAGAGATTTCGAAGCGTTCGATTCGACGGGGACTGTTCGTGTTCGGCGTCGGATTCGCTTTTAACATTCTCATCTGGCTTCCCGAAGACACCTTCAATTGGGACGTCTTGACCTTTATCGGAACCGCGATCCTGTTGTTAAATGGAATGCGGCGGTTGCCCGTACCGATTCCGATTTTGATTGCGATCGTGTCTGTCGTGGTCGCCCCTTTCCTGCGCGAGATGGCCGACTATCAAGCCTATTGGACCGAAGCCTATTTTGAAGTCGACCTAACCTTGTCCGACATTCTGATTGGATTTTTGGTCACCGGTTATTTCCCGATGTTTCCGTGGTTGGCCTATTCGATTGCTGGATTGGTCACGGGGAAGTTGATCGTTGCGAGCGCAGCAGAGGCTGAAGACGAAAGCCAACCGGAGAGAGAAAACCGATCCAGTTGGAAGATCGCCTTGGTGGGCGTTTTGTTGATGGGGAGCTCGGCCCTTCTGCTTTCGATTCGGCCGCAGATGCCCGATGCCATTGCAGAGCGTTTGTTGGGGGGATGGCATATGTTTCCAGCGACGATTGAATATGTGATGGCGACG from Rosistilla carotiformis includes the following:
- a CDS encoding heparan-alpha-glucosaminide N-acetyltransferase domain-containing protein, translated to MRYSSIDILKTVAIVVMVLVHFAENLSGIGLPIIGLGAPLFTFLSGLGYCLWVDGLERRGISEEEISKRSIRRGLFVFGVGFAFNILIWLPEDTFNWDVLTFIGTAILLLNGMRRLPVPIPILIAIVSVVVAPFLREMADYQAYWTEAYFEVDLTLSDILIGFLVTGYFPMFPWLAYSIAGLVTGKLIVASAAEAEDESQPERENRSSWKIALVGVLLMGSSALLLSIRPQMPDAIAERLLGGWHMFPATIEYVMATIGMAMFLFGLGHRFIDRETNTATKSSWRTITKTFSRYSFTIYVLHHCVHIWPMWIYAMAQQQEPTYYWRSLMPLEVSLLLAVLFLVACFFALRKVGPDRRLGVEGWMRWLCD